A genomic stretch from Trichocoleus sp. includes:
- a CDS encoding ATP-binding protein: MDATPDLLRMADPLVENARDLERELHWFADVLNLRLQLYFGAETSHTSIADLPPPDLSSSLSSYAQFLQQHDLSIEERLILLLSLIPHICPQLLDVLWGKNEAIDRGFTEFGGLHGTTHSGFIPTGETAAFLIAGDNLAARFALTRLFEGDRTFACHDILNLAPVASGEPILSGALLLSQEYRDRFTTGIEHKPNFNSNFPARRIETDLDWDALVLPVATLEQLEEIKHWIDYGRELLQDWDMAAKLRPGFTSLFYGPPGTGKTFSACLLGKHCGCDVYKVDLSLVVSKYIGETEKNLAKIFDLAEHKNWILLFDEADALFGKRTKVDDSHDRYANQEISFLLQRIEDFNGVVILSSNLKTNIDDAFLRRFQSVIAFPMPKAIERLRIWKNAFSPKAILDEQINLNRIAETYELSGGTIMNAVRYSSLKALSRRSQTILLEDLEEGIRREFLKEGRTL; encoded by the coding sequence ATGGATGCAACGCCCGATTTACTCAGAATGGCAGACCCTCTAGTGGAAAACGCGAGGGATCTAGAGCGTGAACTGCACTGGTTCGCGGATGTGCTCAACCTGCGGCTTCAGCTCTATTTTGGGGCGGAAACATCCCACACCTCGATCGCTGATCTACCCCCTCCTGATCTCAGCTCTAGCCTGTCCAGCTATGCCCAATTCCTTCAGCAGCACGACCTCTCGATCGAAGAAAGATTAATTCTGCTGCTGTCTCTGATTCCCCACATCTGCCCTCAACTATTGGATGTGCTCTGGGGCAAAAACGAGGCGATCGATCGTGGCTTCACTGAATTTGGTGGCTTGCACGGAACCACCCATAGTGGATTCATTCCGACTGGAGAAACGGCTGCTTTCCTCATAGCAGGAGACAATCTGGCGGCTCGCTTCGCGTTGACCCGTTTGTTTGAGGGCGATCGCACCTTTGCTTGTCACGATATCCTCAACCTTGCTCCCGTTGCATCTGGTGAACCAATTCTCAGTGGGGCGCTGCTCCTCTCGCAGGAATACCGCGATCGCTTCACGACAGGCATTGAACACAAACCGAACTTCAACAGCAACTTCCCTGCCCGCCGCATCGAAACCGACCTCGATTGGGATGCCTTGGTGCTGCCCGTTGCCACCCTGGAACAGTTGGAGGAAATTAAGCACTGGATTGACTACGGACGGGAACTGCTTCAGGATTGGGACATGGCAGCAAAGCTGCGCCCCGGCTTTACCAGCCTGTTTTACGGTCCACCGGGAACCGGAAAAACCTTCTCTGCCTGTTTACTGGGCAAGCACTGCGGCTGCGATGTGTATAAAGTGGATTTAAGCTTGGTCGTCTCCAAATATATTGGGGAGACAGAGAAAAACCTGGCAAAAATTTTCGATCTGGCAGAACACAAAAACTGGATTCTGCTATTTGATGAGGCAGATGCCCTATTTGGCAAACGTACCAAAGTAGACGACTCTCACGATCGCTACGCCAATCAAGAAATTAGCTTTTTGCTACAGCGCATCGAAGACTTCAACGGCGTTGTGATTCTCTCTTCCAACTTGAAGACGAATATTGATGACGCATTCCTCAGGCGTTTTCAATCTGTGATTGCTTTTCCCATGCCCAAAGCGATCGAACGACTCCGCATCTGGAAAAACGCCTTCTCTCCCAAAGCAATTCTCGACGAGCAAATTAATCTCAACCGCATCGCTGAAACCTACGAGCTATCCGGCGGCACCATCATGAACGCTGTGCGCTACTCGTCACTCAAGGCATTGAGCCGACGCAGCCAAACCATCCTGCTAGAAGACCTAGAGGAAGGCATCCGCCGCGAATTTCTCAAAGAAGGACGTACCCTGTAA